CCAGGCATCGCGGTAGTGATTGGTGTGAATTTCCGTGTGGGAGCCCTGGTAGGGGCTGTTCTGGTTGTCGCGGGTATCGCGCTCGGCCGACAGACCCAGGGCATTGCCCTCAAAGCCGGTGAGCCCCAGCTGCTGCAAAATCAGTTTGGAGAAGGGGTCATCCCCTTCAATGGTGTATTCCGTGCGTATCAGCTGACCGCCCAAAAACCAATTGCCTTGCACGCGGTGCAAATAGCGGAACAACGTCAGCGTCAGGTCGTCGGTGGTATTGATATTGAGCCCGGTACCGAGAAAATCTTCGTATTCGTTCAGAATTTTACCGCGGGCATGACCGGCCAATATCCGCTGCCGGTCCTGATCAAAGAACACGCGCCCAAACATCCCGGCCACAGTGGAGTCGGTATCGCTGGTACTGGCCGCAATGGCCACCATTGACGAAGGCGATTGCTCATCAAATTTGTGCAGATAACCCGCCAGGAAACCCAGTGTATTTCCCAGTTTGGGGTTACTGGAAACGGTGGGAGCCAGAAGCCAGGGAGATTCTTTTTCAGTGCCCGCATCCGCTTCGACTTTGTCGTTATTTGCCTGACTCCATGCCAGATGGCTGAATAGCGCCAGCGCCATCACGATCAGCTTTCTCACGTCTGCATTCCCTGTTCTTTTGATACCGCCAGACTATCACAGAAAAACCACGCGGATCATTCAGCGGGGCGATCGGCAGATCACCAGCCCCACTCCGGCCAGCACAGCGATACTGGCAAGCACCAAAGACAGCGAAAGCGGTTCCGACAAAACCACAACACCCATGAGCGCGGCAAGCACGGGCACGCTCAATTGTACCGACGCGGCTGTCATCGCCTTAAGGTGCGGAAGCAGCGCGTACCAGAGTGCGTACCCCATACCCGATGCCAAGGCACCGGAGGCAATCGCTAACGCAACGCCCTTGGCATTGACGTAAAAAAGATCATTAAAAGCCCATAGCAAGGGCGCCGCAAAGACCAGCGATTTCACAAAATTGCCGGCAGTAAAAAACAAGGCGCCGCGACTTTGTTTACCCAATAGTGAGTAGACGGCCCAGGCTACGCCCGCAGCGGCCATCAACAACGCCGACCACAGGTCAGGGCGCGTCGCGTTTGGCACAAGCAGATACGCAAGCCCGGCCAGAGCGCAAACTAAACCGGCCCACTGCAGCGCGCTGAAACGCTCGCCCTGCCACAGGCCGAATGCAATCATGCACAACTGCACCGCTGCAAACAGGATGAGCGCACCGGTGGCGGTATTGAGTTCCACGTAAGCAAAGGAAAAGCCCGCGGCGTAGATAAACAATGCAAAGGCGCCGCGCCAGCTGCCTTGAACAAACACAGGCGCCCTGGGTTTAGCGGACACTGAAACCAATAGCGCCAGCATCACCGCGCCCGCGATCAGGCGCAGCGCGGTAAAACTGGCGGGATCAATGTGCCCCTGCGCTAACGCCATACGGCACAACAACGAATTGGCCGCAAAGGCCAGCATGGCAATGGCGGTCAGCAGCCAGACGCGGGTGGCAGGCATCAATAGATCAGGCTTTTATCGCGCACGAACAAAATGTCCATGACGATTTCCGGGTTCCAGGCTTTCATGATTTTCATACTGTGTCTGCGCACTTTATCCATTTCCGATATGGAGACCTGATCAAAGGCGTCTGTTACAAGTACGTGCACCAGCAAGTAAGTATTGCGCCCCCGCTTGTTGACCCGGTATTCAATCAGCTCGTGGGGAATGTGCGAAAGCGTGGGTATCAGGCGTTCGCCGATTTCATCCACCACCGTTTCGGGCGGTGCCATAACGATGATTTCGCGCAGGCTGTTAAGAAACACCTTGCCGGGGATGGGCAGCGCCAGCGCGATGATCAGAATCAACAACAAAGGGTCCACTAACGGCGCCCAATGGGCATAGGCCGATACCGATAAGGCGTAGGCGATAATAAAGCCCAACAACACCGAGCCGGATAACATGCCGTCTACAAACCAGGCTTTGGATTCCACGTTCACCAGGTCCGAGCGCGCATCGCGCCCGAACCGGCGCAGCAACAAGGCAACAATAAAGCAGCCACCGGTTGCCAACACGCCATACACCACTGCCCAGCCGTAAACGGTTTCATTGCCACCATCCAACAAACGCCGCAAGGCTTCGGTGGCAGCATAAATACACACCACGATGGTGATCAGTGATTTGAACAGGTTGAGCGTGGGTTCGAGCGTGGTGTAACCAAAATGGAATTGCTCGTCATCTGGCCGCTCCGCCAGCTTGGCCACTTTGATGGTCAGCAGGCCGGTGGCAAAAGACACCAGCGAATAGATGCCATCAAACAGGATCGCATCGGAATTGGTATATACGGCAAAGCCCAGCGCCAGCGCCACAAAAAACACCACCCCGCCCAGCGACAGGCGCAGGGCGATTTGTTCCTTGCGGACGCGTTTCTTTTTGTCGGTCGAAGTTGGCATAGTCAGTCCAGTATAGTGATTGCGCTGCTATAAATATGCACCCCAACAGGGTAGAGTCACCGGATCAAAGGTACTGCGTCACGGCAATGCTGTCACCTTGCCGCAGACGGTTTTCAACCCGGTCATTTGCCACGAGGTAGTCATGGCCCACCAACTCAAATTCCCGCCCGAACCCTTTGGCACCCTGCTTGGTTATGCACCGGGCAAGGTGGCGATTTACTCCAGCCACTACCCCAGCGCCAACAAGGCCGAATACCCGGACCGTCAGAGTTACCGTAGCACACTCGACGGCCACCCCATGGGCTATAAGTGGCAATGCGTGGAATTTGCCCGGCGCTGGCTGTACCAGAATTATGGCTATGTGTTTGACGACGTGCCCATGGCCTACGATATTTTTCAACTGCACCATGTCACCCGCCTGGCAGACGATACGCTCCTGCCCCTGCGCGCCTTTGCCAATGGCAGCCTGCGCGCGCCGGAAGTGGGCTGCCTGCTGATCTGGGCCGAGGGCGGCGAATTTGAAGTCACGGGCCACGTGGCCATCATCACCGATATCGGCCCGGATTTTGTGCGCATTGCCGAGCAGAATGTGGAGCATGCCAAGCTGCCCGAAGGCCAGCATTGGAACCGGCAGCTGCGCCTGGAGCGCAAGCCCAACGGCCGGTTCCAGATACACGAACAGTTCAGTAATACCCGGATACTGGGCTGGATGATCCAGACCCAGGACGATACCCACGCCCAGCCGCCCACCAAACGCGATTATTCGCTGTTCCGCCTAAACAGCCGGGTAACCAATCAACTGGGCCAGCACACGCGCCCGTGGCTCGATGAAGCCAATAAAATTGATGCGGCCTTTATCAAAGCCATGGGCGGGCATCGCTTATGTGAGTCGGATTCAGACGCAGAGCATTATCGCTACTTCCGCATGTCGGAAACCGCTGAAGCCGAATTGGTGCGCGCCACCAACGAATTGCACTTAATGTTCATGCACGCCACCCAGGCGGTACTGAATGACGACAAGCTGCTGGCGCGGTTCAATATTCCCAAAGCGCTCTGGCCCCGGCTCAGAAAATCCTGGGAAAACCGGCGCGGCCAAACCGTTACCGGCCGGTTCGACTTCTGCATGTCGGACAAAGGCCTGAAGGTGTACGAGTACAATGCCGATTCCGCCAGCTGCCACACCGAAGCCGGTCGCATACAGGGGCAGTGGGCCAAAGCCTTTGGCGTGCAGGAAGGCACCGACCCGGGCGCAGCGCTGGCCGAGCGGATTACCCACGCCTGGAAAAACAGCGGCGCCCACGGCCTGCTGCACATCATGCAGGACAACGACGCGGAAGAAAGTTATCACGCCCAATTCATCAAGGCCGCTGCTGAAGCCGCCGGTTTGCAATGCAAAGTGATTAAAGGGGTCAGCAGTCTGCGTTGGAACAGCGAGGGCCGCATCACCGATGCCGAAGGTCAGGTGATTGAGTTTGTCTGGAAAACCTGGGCCTGGGAAACCGCGCTGGATCAGATCCGCGCCGAATGTGAAGACGACGACGCCCACCCCAATTTACGCCACGCAAAAGACGAGCACAGTCATCCCCGCCTGGTGGATGTGTTACTCACACCCGAAGTGATTGTGTTTGAACCCTTCTGGACATTGATCCCCAGCAACAAAGCGATCCTGCCGATTTTGTGGCAGATTTTCCCCAATCACCCCTATTTGCTCAACGCCCAGTTCCAGCTGACCAAAGATCTGAGTAAACAAGGCTATGTGTCCAAACCCATTGCCGGGCGCTGCGGTTACAACATCAGTCTGGTGGATAAAAATGACCAGGTGTTGAACGAAACCGATGGTCGCTTTGACGAGCAGGACCAGATTTATCAGGCACTCTGGAAACTGCCCGAGATTGATGGCTACCGGGTGCAGTTGTGTACCTTCACCGCGCGCGGAAAATACGCCGGCAGTTGTGTGCGGGTGGATAAATCACTGATCATTACCACCGGCTCGGATTTATTACCCTTGCGCACAGTAGAGGACGAAAAACTCTGATGACACTCACCAAGCCCCAGGATTTATCCACAGAAGCGATTGCCACCTTAATCGGAAAAAACGCCCGCGTTTACACCACCGGCGATATGCTGACGCAGGATTTTGTGCCCAACAGGGTGAATATTGAATTGTCGGACACACGCGAGATTGTACGCGTTTGGTTGGGGTGAAAGGATCACGATTGATAACACTGGGATTTTCGCGCAAAGGATTGCGCTCCCACAAAAGAAAAAGCCCGCACTGAGTGCGGGCTTAATTGTGTTAACCGGTATTGCGCATCCCCGCCGCAATACCCGCCATGGCCACCATCAGTGCGCGATTGCAATCACTGACCTGATCCACATCCTGCTTGGCGCGCACGCGCGCGAGCAATTCGATTTGCAACAGGTGCAGTGGCACCAGATAAATTTCCCGCACGTCGAGTGATTGCGCACCCCAGGCATCATTTTCCAGCAGCGCCTGCTGACCGAGGAAATTCAGCAAGGTGGCGGTATCTTCACTCAATTGATTGCGCAGGGCCTGCCCCAGGCCTTTGAGCGAGTCGTCTACCAGGCGCGCGTCGTAGAGTGAGGCTATGTGGCTGTCGGATTTGGAGTACACCATTTCCATCATCGCCAAACGCGAGCGCATGAACGGCCAATTGGCCTGCATGTCTTTCAACAAATCCGCGCTGCCATTGTCCACCGCTTGTTTCAGCGCGGTGCCAAAACCCAGCCAGCTCGGCAACACCAGGCGGTTTTGCGACCAGGCAAAAATCCACGGAATCGCGCGCAGGGATTCAATGCCGCCTTCAGCTTTGCGCTTGGCCGGCCGGCTACCCAGCGGCAGCTGACCCAGTTCCTGCTCCGGCGTGGCCTGACGGAAATAGCGGACAAAATCCGGCTCTTCGCGGATGTAATAGCGATAAGTTTTGCAGGCGGTGTCGGCCATGGAATCGAGCAACGCACGCCACTCGGCCTTGGGCTCGGGTGGCGGCGCCAGCAGCGCTTCCAGAATCGCACTGGCATACAGCGACAGGCTGCGCACCGCGAGTTTTGGCAAGCCGAATTTGTAGCGAATGGTTTCGCCCTGCTCGGTCACCCGCAGGCCGCCGTTCACCGAACCCGGTGGTTGGCTCAGGATGGCCGCATGGGCTGGGCCGCCGCCACGGCCGATGGTGCCGCCACGGCCGTGGAACAGTGTTAAGTCCATGCCTTCGGCGGTATGCAATTTGATCAAGGCGTCCTGCGCGCGGTACTGGGCCCAGGACGCGGCCAGCACACCGGCATCCTTGGCGGAGTCGGAGTAACCAATCATCACATACTGGCGACCCTTTGCGCGCGCCTTGTAACCGGGCATGGCCATCAGGTCGCGCATCACGCCTTCGGCGTTATCCAGGTCGTCCAGGGTTTCAAACAGGGGCGCCACCGGCAGCGGTTTTTTCACGCCACAGGCTTTTTGCAGCAATTCCACCAGCAACACATCGCTCGGCTGACTGGCCATGGAAATGATGTAGATGGCCATCATTTCCGCCGGCGTTTCGGCAATCACCTGCACCGTGTCGAGCACTTCCTGCACCTCGGCCGAGGGCGCAAAGTGAATTGGCAGCAGTGGCCGCGGGTTATCCAGTTCGGCACGCAAAAATGCCTGCCGCTCTGTTTCACTCCAGCTCAGGTAATCGCCCACGCCGAGCGCACGGGTGATTTCTGCCATCACATCATTGTGGCGCTCGGAGTGCTGGCGGATGTCGAGCCGGATCAGGCCCACACCAAAGCACTGGATGCGGCGGATGGTATCGAGCAAATAACCGCGCGCAATGCGGGTCAGGCCGCAACGCATCAGGCTGTCGTAACACTGGTACAAGGGCGTCAGCAATTGCTCCACACTTTCCAATACCGGCTGGTTATCACTGCGGCTGCCGGTGCGATAGAGTTCGTCCATCTGCTCGCGCGTGTGCGCCAGTAATTTTCGCACCGGGCGGATCAGTTCGCGGTAGGGTTGTTCGGAATCCTTGTGCTGTTCCGGCAACAGCGCCCAGAGGTCATCGCTGGCATCCATCATGGACAATTCCATCGACAACTGCTCCAGATCGCGCGCATACAGCTCGGCCGCTTTGGCGCGGCTCATGGCGATCACCTGACGGGTGAGCTTGGCGGTAACGAAGGGGTTGCCATCGCGATCGCCGCCCATCCAGGACGACATGCGCAGGGGCGTAATCTGCGGCGCCAGTGGCTTGCCGGTAATCTGTTCGGACTGGGCGTCGAGCTCACGCAAAAAGCGCGGCACAGCTTCCCACAGGGAATCTTCAATCACTGCCAGACCCCAGGACGCTTCATCCACGGGGGTGGGCCGGATGCGGCGGATGGAGTTGGTCATCCAATCCTGGCTGATCAGCTCCTGAATGCGGGTCATGTCCACATCGTCGCCGCGGCGCAACTGATCGAAAATCTGCCGGTACTTGTGAATCAGCGTGCGACGGGTCACCTCGGTGGGGTGCGCGGTCAACACCAGATCCATGTGCAGTTTTTCCGCCGCGCGGGTAAAGGCTTCCGCACTCCAGCGTTGGTTTTCAAACTGGCTGCGCAAGCTGGCGAAGGGATCGGGACGGTCGATCAGGGTTTTGGCTTCATCACTGACGGTGTAAATCTGTTCGGCAATATTGGCCAGGTTCAGAAACTGGCTGAAGGCGCGGGCGATGGTGAGCAGGGTTTTGTCGTCTGCGGCACTGATCTTGCCCGTCAGATCCGCCAACGCGGCCTGGTCGCCGGCATCGATGGCCTTGCTCTGTAACCGGATAGTTTCGATGAGATCCAGGCAATCCTGGCCCTCGTGATCGGCAATGGTCTGGCCCAGCAGGCTGCCCAAGGCCTTCACCTGATTGCGCAATGCGCTCATGGTAACTCCTGTGACGGTGTAGTGACTTGTCTATAACTGCCCGGCATTCACTGTTCAATGCGGCAGTGCATCAGTGCTCTGTCTGGTCGCGTTCAGCGTGATTACAGTGCTGAACGCTGGCACCTGGTATGGCCTGGGCTCTTAAAGGTTACTTAAGGCCCGGGTCCTGATTGATGCGCGGTATCTCGCCCTACCGGCCCCGTCTGTGCGGGGCGCCTATTGTAACCGTTGTCCGGCACTAATTGCACAGGTACACTGGCCGGCCTTTAAAAAGCGTCAATTATTGCGATGAAACGGCCCAATACCGACGATTACCGCCGTCTGTTCATTGAGGACTTACCCTTGATGGATGTGCGCGCGCCGGTGGAATTCAACAAAGGTGCGTTTCCGCAATCCGTCAACATTCCCCTGCTGGACGATGAGCAACGCGCCGCCGTGGGCACCCGCTACAAAGAGCAGGGCCAGGATGCGGCCATCGAGCTCGGTTGGCAGTTGGCCACGCCAGAGATCAAGGCCCAGCGCCAACGGGATTGGCTGGCCCACGCCAGCCAGCACCCCACCGGCTACCTGTATTGTTTCCGTGGCGGCTTGCGCTCGCGCCTGTCGCAGCAGCTGCTGCGCGAAGCGGGACTCGACTACCCTTTGGTCACCGGTGGCTACAAAGCCCTGCGCCGGTTTCTGATCGATGCGCTGGAAGCCAACAGCCAGACGGCGCCACTGGTGCTGGTGAGCGGCCGCACTGGCTCGGGCAAAACCCTGTTACTGCCCAAACTCCCGCGCACGCTTGATCTGGAGGCCATGGCCAACCACCGGGGCAGCGCCTTCGGACGCCAGCTGGCACCACAACCGACGCAAATCGATTTTGAAAACCGGCTCAGCATCGGCTTGCTGAAGGCCATGCACCAATCTGCCAGCGCGCCCTTGTTTGTGGAAGACGAGGGCAAACTGATTGGCCGGGTGTCCATGCCCATCTGCTTCAAAACCCGGATGGAAAATTCGCCGCTGGCGGTATTGGAAACGCCCATGGACGAGCGGGTGGAGATAGCGCTGGCGGATTACGTTACCGAGGCCTTCCCGCAGTATCTGGCGCACTTTCCGGATTCACGCGGCGATGCCGAACAGGCCTTCCGCAAACAGATACTGGACAATTTGTCGCGCATCCGTAAACGTCTGGGCGGTGAAAAATACCAATTTTTATCCACCCAATTTGAGCAGGCGTTAACGCGGTTTTTTGCCACCGGCGTGGCTGACGATTTCCGTCCGGGCATCGAATTGTTGCTCACCGAATACTACGACCCCATGTACGATTTCCAGAAAGGATTGCGCAAGGGGCGTGAAATTTTCCGCGGTGATAAAGCGGCCTACATCGAGTGGGCCGCGTCACTGGAAACCTTCCCATCATGAACCATTACTGGAGAATCTACCGTGCGGTTATTGACTGCTTTAGCAGCGCTGCTCGTTTCTCTTGGCGTTGGTGCCGCAAGCACCGGCAATGCCTCGGAAGCACAGCCTGAATTTACCTTCACAGCCATCCCCGACCAGAATGAGGCCGCCCTGCGCGAGCGCTTTGGCGCCATGGCCGATTACCTGAGCGGCGCGCTTGGCCTTAAAGTGCACTATGTGCCGGTTAAAAGTTACCCGGCTGCCATCACCGCCTTCCGCAACAATCAGGTGCAACTGGCCTGGTTTGGCGGCTTGTCCGGTGTGCAGGCGCGTGCACTGGTGCCCGGTTCACAGGCGCTGGCACAAGGCTACGAAGACCAGTTTTTCAAAACCTATTTCATTGCCCACAAAAGTGCCGGCATCGCACCCGCTGAGCAACTGACCGACGCCCTCAAAGGCAAGACGTTTACCTTTGGCTCCAAAGGCTCCACCTCTGGCCGGTTAATGCCGGAGTTTTATGTGCGCGAGCAATTTGCCGCGGCACCCGAGCAGGTGTTTTCCCGCGTGGGATTTTCCGGTGATCATTCGCGCACCCTTGCGCTGGTGGCGAGCGGCGCCTATCAGGTGGGCGCGCTGAATTATTCCGTGTGGGATCAGGCGGTAGCCAACGGCGAGGTGAATACCGACGACGTACAAGTGATCTGGACCACCCCCACCTACCCGGACTACCAGTGGAGTGCACGCGGCGATCTGGACGCAGTATACGGCGAGGGCTTCACCCAGAAACTGCGCGCCGCCTTGTTGAACATGAACGACGCGGCATTGCTGAAAAGTTTTGCCCGCACGCGCTTTGTGCCGGCCAGCAATGATTTCTACCAGCCTATTGAAGACACGGCCAAGGCCATTGGCCTGATGAACGACTGGTAACACCGGTGCTGCATTTTCAGGCCGCGCGCCTGGGCTTTGGCGACCAGACGGTGCTGGCGGATATCGATCTCTGCATCCGGCCCGGCGATCGTATTGCACTGCTGGGCAAAAGCGGCGCAGGCAAATCCACCCTGCTGGCCGCCGTGCGCCAGGCACAGGAATCCCAGTGCGCCTGGTGCCCGCAGGCGCCGGCACTGGTGCCGGGCCTGAGCACTTACCAGAATGTGTTTACCGGCGGGCTGCAACGCCATAACGCCCTGTACAACGCCATCAATCTGATCCGCCCCTGGCCCGACCGGCTGGCAGAAATCAGTGCGCTGAGTAAGCCGCTGGGCATCGATACCCTGTTGCATGCGCCCGCCGGCGAACTCTCCGGCGGTCAGCAACAACGGGTGAGCCTGGCGCGCGCGGCCTGGCAACAGAAACCCTGGTTGCTGGCAGACGAGCCGGTATCTGCCCTGGATGAACAACAGGCCGAGGCCGCCCTTGGCTGGCTGCTCGAACGCCATCGGGGTGGCCTTGTGGCGTTGCACCATGTGGCGCTGGCGCAACGCCTGTGCAACCGGGTGATTGGCCTGCGCGATGGCCGGGTGCTGTTCGACAAGCCCATCCACGCGTTCAGTCCCGCCGATCAGGCCGCCCTGTACCAGTGATCCGGCTACCGCCTCTGACAACCCGCACTGTGAGCCTGTGGCTCGCGTTGACCGCCATGGTCGCGTGGCTGCTGGCCGATACCGATCTTGCCAGCCCCAACCCCTGGCGCGAGCTGACGGCGATGGGGCGCGGACTGTTGATGCCCACCGTTGCCGATTGGGGCCAGTGGTTGTCTGCCATTGGCATGACCCTGGCGTTTGCCCTGCAGGCGATTGCGCTGGCGGCATTGGTGGGATTTGTTCTGGCGCTGGTGTGGCACCGGCGCTGGGTGCGCTGGCTCGCGGCACTGGCGCGCAGCGTACACGAAGTGTTCTGGGCATTGCTGTTCATTCAGGTGCTGGGGCTGAGCACTGGCGCAGGACTTCTGGCCCTGTTCCTGCCCTATGCCGGCACGCTGGCAAAGATCTATGGCGAACAATTGCAGGAGTCGGACCCCCGCCCGGTGCAAGCGCTTACTCTCTCTACGCGCGCCGGTTTATCCTACTTTTTGTATTGCCGTCTGCCCCTTGTGTGGGCGGGCTTTGGCCACTACACCCGCTACCGGTTGGAATGCGCACTGCGCTCGTCGGTGGTGCTGGGGTTTATCGGCCTGCCGACGCTGGGCTACTTTCTGGAAACCGCCCTGCGCGAAGGTGACTACGCCAGCGCCTCGGCACTGCTCTACGCCCTGATCGCACTGGTTTTCAGCCTGAAACTGTGGCTCAACCGCTGGGGCTTTGTGCTGGCACTGTCGCTGTCACTGTGGTGGTTTCCGCCGGCGGTGCACTGGCAGCCGGGCTTGTTGGCACAATTCGCTCAGGATCTGATACCCGCTCCCTTGCGCCTGGACCTGAACGCCGAACAGGCCATGGCTTGGCTCAAGGCCTTGCTCACCCAAGCATTGGACGGCAGCTGGCATACGCTGGTATTGGCACAAGTGGTGGTGGCCGCCACTGGCCTGCTGGCCTTGTTGGCCATGCCACTCAACAGCCCCCAGATGTTGCCGGGCTGGGCGAGGTGGGCCGGCGATGGGCTCCTGATTGTGGTGCGCTCGCTGCCGGAATACCTGCTCAATTTTATTGGCCTGATTTGCCTGGGCCCGTCCATGTTGCCCGCCATGATTGCCATGAGCCTGCACAATGGCGCCATCATTGCCCACCTGTTGGGCCAGCACTCGGGCGAGCTGCCGGAAGCAGCCATGCACTCAGGCGCCACCGACCGCTTTTTTTATCATCTGCTGCCGCGCCTGTACCGCCAGTTTCTGGCGTATTTGCTGTATCGGTGGGAGATCATCGTGCGGGAAACCGCCATGCTGGGCGTGCTGGGTATACCGACCCTGGGGTTTTATATCGATTCCGCCTTCGAGCGGCTGGCGTTTGATGTGGCGCTGCTGTTGATACTGGTGAGCAGCCTGATGACCCTGGGTGCCGATAGCCTGTCGCGCTGGCTCAGATCGCACCTGGCGCTTAAAACAACACCTGAAAGTGAGTAAATCCGGCGATAAAAAACGCTGAACGCCTGCTTTTTGAGCAACATTATTGTTTTTTATACTGACTGCAAAGTCCCTGTTGTGTTTCTGTTCTGGGGTGTTAGTATCAGTTCCAGCCGCTTTTCGCATAAGAAATTCGACCGACTAGACCATACTGGAATAAGACGATCGTACCAGTCAGCGAAGCGGCCCAGAACAATAACGAGCCTAAGTGCCTTACTTACACATAGCTAATTACCAGAGGTTGTCCAGCCAATGTCTCAGCCCCATGTTGCGTTAACCGGGTCAGAGAATAAGGAAGTTCAGTTTGCCAGCCGACAGGAGTCAGTGTTCCCTCATCTCATGCGCTTGTGCATGGATTTCAGCTTGCGCGTCATCGACGACAAGGCGCAGTTTCATTTGCGCGCCAGCCAGGGCAACCCCATTACACCGGCATTCGATTCGCTCGAAGCGTTAGAACGGCACGTGCATGCCAATATGGTGGATATCCTGCACGGTTACCTGTTCCAGACCGAAGACGCGGTTGCCCACTAAGTTTTCTGCCGCAAGCACAGCCTGGCCGCTATAATCGGCGGCCATGATGCCCGCCTCTCCTATTCTCAAAGACCTGGTGCTGCTCGGCGGCGGCCACGCCCACGCCCTGGTGTTGCGCCAATGGGCGATGCAACCCATGCCCGGTGTGCGCCTGACGCTGGTGTCGCCCGAACCCCACACGCCTTATTCCGGCATGCTCCCCGGTCTGATTGCCGGCCAGTACAGTTTTGACCAGACCCACATCGATCTCGATCGCCTGTGCGCATTGACGGGCGCGCGCTTCATCCGCGCCGCCGCCACGGGTATCGATTGCGCGCACAAAACCCTGACCTTTGACGACCGACCGCCGCTGGCGTTTGATCTTTTATCGGTGGATGTGGGCGGGGCGCCCGATCTGGCCATTGCCGGCAGCCAACAGGCGGTGCCGGTAAAACCTATCAGCCGGTTCTACGCACGCTGGCAATCAATGCAGGCATCGCTGGCCGAGCGGCCCCGGCAAACGATCGCCATTGCCG
This region of Simiduia agarivorans SA1 = DSM 21679 genomic DNA includes:
- a CDS encoding putative selenate ABC transporter substrate-binding protein translates to MRLLTALAALLVSLGVGAASTGNASEAQPEFTFTAIPDQNEAALRERFGAMADYLSGALGLKVHYVPVKSYPAAITAFRNNQVQLAWFGGLSGVQARALVPGSQALAQGYEDQFFKTYFIAHKSAGIAPAEQLTDALKGKTFTFGSKGSTSGRLMPEFYVREQFAAAPEQVFSRVGFSGDHSRTLALVASGAYQVGALNYSVWDQAVANGEVNTDDVQVIWTTPTYPDYQWSARGDLDAVYGEGFTQKLRAALLNMNDAALLKSFARTRFVPASNDFYQPIEDTAKAIGLMNDW
- a CDS encoding ATP-binding cassette domain-containing protein, whose translation is MLHFQAARLGFGDQTVLADIDLCIRPGDRIALLGKSGAGKSTLLAAVRQAQESQCAWCPQAPALVPGLSTYQNVFTGGLQRHNALYNAINLIRPWPDRLAEISALSKPLGIDTLLHAPAGELSGGQQQRVSLARAAWQQKPWLLADEPVSALDEQQAEAALGWLLERHRGGLVALHHVALAQRLCNRVIGLRDGRVLFDKPIHAFSPADQAALYQ
- a CDS encoding PhnE/PtxC family ABC transporter permease, producing the protein MSLWLALTAMVAWLLADTDLASPNPWRELTAMGRGLLMPTVADWGQWLSAIGMTLAFALQAIALAALVGFVLALVWHRRWVRWLAALARSVHEVFWALLFIQVLGLSTGAGLLALFLPYAGTLAKIYGEQLQESDPRPVQALTLSTRAGLSYFLYCRLPLVWAGFGHYTRYRLECALRSSVVLGFIGLPTLGYFLETALREGDYASASALLYALIALVFSLKLWLNRWGFVLALSLSLWWFPPAVHWQPGLLAQFAQDLIPAPLRLDLNAEQAMAWLKALLTQALDGSWHTLVLAQVVVAATGLLALLAMPLNSPQMLPGWARWAGDGLLIVVRSLPEYLLNFIGLICLGPSMLPAMIAMSLHNGAIIAHLLGQHSGELPEAAMHSGATDRFFYHLLPRLYRQFLAYLLYRWEIIVRETAMLGVLGIPTLGFYIDSAFERLAFDVALLLILVSSLMTLGADSLSRWLRSHLALKTTPESE